A window from Candidatus Krumholzibacteriota bacterium encodes these proteins:
- the amrB gene encoding AmmeMemoRadiSam system protein B has protein sequence MRGCIVGAAVFAAAAIAVSANAAKGEEGTMERTVRPPVVAGQFYPGDPVRLRRDIEGYLDAVGAADVGGRVVALVSPHAGYQYSGAVAAHGYRLIRGRSYETVVVISPCHVEYFDFSSVFPGAAYETPLGAIPVNREIVELLAGTGGRVRAAMEGHRVVAGGRGEHSLEVQLPFLQVALGQFDLVAIVMGDQSASNVRILGEALGEALAGRNALIVASTDLSHFHAGREAGRLDGVFLDGLRGFSVEQLLSSLSSGGTEACGGGPTAAAMIAAGRLGASRCDVLAYATSGDVTGDHSSVVGYVSAAMIAAGSTGDEEPQGTKRSSSRGAPGDDAGLDDGTRRFLLRLARRTIARALGDDAPLPERPASNVLGEKRGGFVTLKKGGRLRGCIGYIEAVKPLADTISEMAVAAAFDDYRFPPVTADEIDGIEIEISVLSPVVRIADPGRVEVGRHGIIITRGSHRGLLLPQVAVEWNWDRERFLDQTCVKAGLEPGAWRKEGTVIEVFSADVFSERGLGLR, from the coding sequence ATGAGAGGATGCATCGTCGGAGCGGCGGTCTTCGCGGCGGCGGCAATCGCCGTCTCCGCGAACGCCGCGAAAGGAGAAGAGGGGACGATGGAACGCACCGTGCGCCCGCCGGTCGTCGCGGGCCAATTCTACCCCGGGGACCCCGTGCGACTGAGGCGGGACATCGAGGGGTATCTCGACGCCGTTGGCGCCGCCGATGTCGGCGGGCGCGTCGTCGCCCTCGTCTCCCCGCACGCCGGCTACCAGTATTCGGGCGCTGTCGCGGCGCACGGCTACCGACTCATCCGCGGGCGCTCCTACGAGACGGTCGTCGTCATCTCCCCCTGCCACGTCGAATACTTCGATTTCTCGTCCGTCTTCCCCGGCGCGGCCTACGAGACGCCGCTCGGCGCGATCCCGGTGAACAGGGAGATCGTCGAGCTGCTCGCCGGAACGGGCGGTCGCGTCCGCGCGGCGATGGAAGGGCATCGCGTCGTCGCCGGCGGCCGCGGCGAGCACTCCCTCGAGGTGCAGCTCCCCTTCCTCCAGGTGGCGCTCGGCCAGTTCGACCTCGTGGCGATCGTCATGGGCGACCAGAGCGCATCGAACGTCCGCATCCTCGGCGAGGCCCTCGGCGAGGCCCTCGCCGGTCGGAACGCGCTGATCGTGGCGAGCACGGACCTCTCCCATTTCCACGCCGGACGGGAGGCCGGCAGGCTCGACGGCGTCTTCCTCGACGGCCTCCGCGGCTTCTCGGTTGAACAGCTCCTCTCCTCGCTCTCCTCCGGCGGCACGGAAGCGTGCGGCGGCGGACCGACTGCGGCGGCGATGATCGCCGCCGGCCGACTCGGCGCATCGCGGTGCGACGTCCTCGCCTACGCGACGTCGGGGGACGTGACGGGAGACCACTCGAGCGTCGTCGGGTACGTTTCCGCAGCGATGATCGCAGCCGGATCAACCGGCGACGAGGAACCGCAAGGAACGAAGCGCTCTTCTTCGCGGGGCGCCCCCGGGGACGACGCGGGTCTCGACGACGGCACCCGCCGGTTCCTTCTTCGCCTCGCCCGGCGAACGATCGCACGTGCGCTCGGCGACGACGCGCCCCTCCCCGAACGGCCCGCCTCGAACGTCCTCGGCGAGAAGCGAGGCGGCTTCGTCACGCTGAAGAAGGGCGGCCGGCTTCGCGGCTGCATCGGGTACATCGAGGCGGTCAAACCCCTCGCCGACACGATCAGCGAGATGGCCGTCGCCGCCGCCTTCGACGACTACCGCTTCCCTCCCGTGACGGCTGACGAGATCGACGGTATCGAGATCGAGATCTCCGTCTTGAGCCCCGTCGTCAGGATCGCCGACCCCGGTCGCGTCGAGGTCGGCAGGCACGGGATCATCATCACCCGCGGCTCCCATCGAGGCCTCCTCCTGCCGCAGGTCGCCGTCGAGTGGAACTGGGACCGCGAACGCTTCCTCGACCAGACCTGCGTGAAGGCCGGCCTCGAACCGGGAGCGTGGCGAAAAGAGGGAACCGTCATCGAGGTCTTCTCGGCCGATGTCTTCTCCGAACGCGGGCTCGGCCTGCGCTGA